In a single window of the Paenibacillus sp. MMS20-IR301 genome:
- a CDS encoding helix-turn-helix domain-containing protein codes for MHIELLNEFSVAIHRMIGQRFLGDLLRKSARKEFHMTGKEMLSIPPGCRVHAAIAVIDAGYSSLRSAETETARELLYEYLEKEYEGRYVFLRTEEGLIVCLFPWGERQIWHGIYESATVKFGVPVSIGTGQPCASLLDIRESYNQALLTLSEKFRKGRGIYEYQTDTQYNKCVDYPYAYEKLVAEEVTGNGDSGALQGIIHSFYNSLYDKGPVEVEAVYSVTIRLLVSVEQAVRGDNDLPALFNLSLVEITNIGMLSELEERVCGILLEIHQAYQERIQLEDHNNIVEQSITYMKKNVANVTLQSIAAEVFVTPNYLSMLFKIRTGKTFIETLTDLRIEEAKRQITETSLKNMEISKYIGYQDPRYFSKLFKQKVGLTPSEYREHKGGLQHRRLG; via the coding sequence ATGCATATCGAGCTGCTGAATGAATTCAGCGTGGCAATTCATAGAATGATTGGTCAAAGGTTCCTCGGAGATCTGCTGAGGAAATCTGCGCGCAAGGAATTCCACATGACGGGCAAGGAGATGTTGTCCATCCCGCCCGGCTGCCGGGTGCATGCAGCGATAGCCGTCATTGACGCCGGATACTCTTCCCTCCGCTCCGCTGAGACTGAAACGGCCAGGGAGCTTTTATATGAATATCTGGAGAAGGAGTATGAGGGCAGATATGTTTTTCTGAGAACAGAGGAAGGCCTGATTGTCTGTCTCTTCCCCTGGGGGGAGCGGCAGATCTGGCATGGTATTTATGAAAGCGCAACCGTCAAATTCGGTGTTCCGGTCAGCATCGGTACCGGCCAGCCGTGTGCAAGCCTTCTGGATATCCGGGAATCGTATAATCAGGCGCTGCTGACGTTAAGTGAAAAGTTTCGCAAAGGCCGGGGGATCTATGAGTACCAAACGGATACACAGTACAACAAATGTGTGGATTATCCGTATGCTTATGAGAAGCTGGTGGCGGAAGAGGTTACAGGCAATGGGGATAGCGGCGCCCTGCAGGGGATCATTCATTCCTTTTACAACTCGCTCTATGATAAAGGGCCGGTGGAGGTGGAGGCGGTGTATTCGGTAACGATCCGGCTGCTCGTCTCGGTGGAACAGGCGGTGCGCGGGGATAATGATCTGCCGGCACTATTCAATCTGTCGCTCGTGGAGATTACCAATATCGGTATGTTGTCTGAGCTGGAAGAGAGAGTGTGCGGCATCTTGCTGGAGATTCATCAGGCTTACCAGGAGCGGATTCAGCTGGAGGATCACAACAACATCGTGGAGCAATCCATTACATATATGAAAAAGAATGTCGCAAACGTCACTCTGCAGAGCATCGCCGCCGAGGTGTTCGTGACACCGAATTATTTGAGTATGCTGTTCAAAATCCGCACCGGCAAAACCTTCATCGAGACCTTAACCGACCTGCGGATCGAAGAGGCTAAACGGCAGATTACCGAAACCAGCCTGAAAAATATGGAAATCTCCAAATATATCGGCTATCAGGACCCGCGCTATTTCAGCAAGCTGTTCAAGCAAAAGGTGGGTCTGACGCCAAGTGAATACCGTGAGCACAAAGGCGGCCTGCAGCACCGGCGCCTGGGATAG
- a CDS encoding S-layer homology domain-containing protein: protein MKRYMQALSFILVITLLISSLNLTYGTAKALAEETESPDLEQIAAAWPVAFEDTFSSPAANWDAPAGNYMNYEITGGRFAAKDNYSSSKARIKGKSWSQFMLSFNLVIPDLSAAGAFARVDLGDAGSANYDSLLIKQNKVSFFKSGVTGETTLSTAYPVTSGTGYDVRMLVEGNTVVVQMKSVTETVYQTLGEYTNLYTAAARTVTFGHNLAKPSLDDVRVYSQEGQEPPVPDIDQITSNWPVVFEDLFQTPTAKWDTPAGNYMNYQYLGGRFVAKDVNSTSKARIKGKSWKKFLLTFNLTVPDLSAAGAFARVDLGDVNSGNYDSLLIKQNKISFYKSGVTGETKVADYIITPGAAYDFRVLVDGNSVIVQVKAAGESQYQTLGRYTGLYDAVKRTVTFGHHLLKPSLDDVRVYALAADNPYTGPVLTSMQFYKTAMNLKAGETENLRIIYEPAAVELDDDSVIWTSSNEQVVKLTGTASKARAVTALSPGTAVIQAVTADNQITVTSTVTVTPATAAGSGSAAFAVYGEKQLIPSDLYGINYQKLNDLGRTDNWYSKRDIRLMQDIGVDLLRVPDGTSANYYLYNDGSLINANDPRFSGITTGFEYTSVNGINNGLNGIFLEDIYRAPNELELPSTFVLNVAFQSVEEITAEVEEIVSLSDQPVRIEMGNEFYLNKYGGQFPSVTDYVYKARDVYHAIKEIDPAIQVGIVILDKWQETIIVKDPDSHKPNDPLDLEDTAGNRYVRWEEWNRTIAANPDIYDAVIPHEYTGIHSIDDMTQSDFMDFLYINNENRYQLIKEQALEFPGKEIWITEYGGISGLIFGGETNLAEKGRIHLGKTPAYSLHYMERFMNFMKTGKVQVTAYHCLIDNQFFGIVQDSFDSSNKTGMVVLPPYYTFREIGSLLKDNDYYYDLAMTSGDYRMLNNAVPANYVYGKDLKLNDVGAWGLGNEDEMTTVVFSNRTDKEIEVSLPGQELMPVWTYGGDPVPDYLVNDYTIWRQEPKNNPLPVTPGGEFAATATLQPYSMTVVKLHAASYSDVGAAHWARTYIEALGTKGVVSGGTGTEYLPEALITKADMAVMLVKALQMPNDYSDTPAVFSDVAGSSVVYPALAAAVWKGIAAADSSGNINPNQHLTVQEIIAMTQNAAVVLGKDPQLVVNPGFGGTPSPSGYATRAEAARIVYALLELQ, encoded by the coding sequence ATGAAGAGATATATGCAGGCATTATCATTCATTCTGGTTATCACTTTGCTTATCAGCAGTCTGAATTTGACCTACGGTACGGCGAAGGCGCTGGCTGAAGAGACGGAGAGTCCCGATCTGGAGCAGATTGCTGCTGCCTGGCCGGTCGCTTTTGAAGATACCTTCAGTTCGCCGGCAGCGAATTGGGATGCCCCGGCCGGCAACTATATGAACTACGAGATTACCGGCGGAAGGTTCGCCGCCAAGGATAACTATTCCAGCTCCAAAGCCAGAATAAAAGGGAAATCCTGGTCGCAGTTCATGCTGAGCTTCAATCTGGTGATTCCCGATCTTTCGGCGGCGGGCGCTTTTGCCAGGGTGGATCTGGGCGATGCCGGCAGCGCGAACTATGACTCCCTGCTGATCAAGCAGAACAAAGTCTCGTTCTTCAAATCAGGCGTAACGGGAGAAACTACGCTGTCTACAGCCTATCCCGTGACTTCCGGGACGGGCTATGATGTGCGGATGCTGGTTGAGGGAAATACAGTGGTCGTGCAGATGAAATCCGTGACGGAGACGGTGTACCAGACGCTGGGCGAATACACGAATCTGTATACAGCGGCTGCCCGGACGGTAACCTTCGGGCATAATCTGGCTAAGCCGAGCCTGGATGATGTCCGTGTCTATTCACAGGAAGGCCAGGAGCCGCCAGTTCCTGACATCGACCAGATAACTTCAAATTGGCCGGTAGTGTTCGAGGATCTGTTTCAGACGCCTACGGCCAAGTGGGATACGCCAGCCGGCAATTATATGAATTATCAGTATCTGGGCGGCAGATTTGTGGCTAAGGATGTGAACTCTACCTCCAAGGCGAGAATCAAGGGCAAGTCCTGGAAGAAGTTCCTGCTTACATTCAACCTGACCGTACCTGATCTGTCGGCGGCGGGAGCTTTTGCCAGAGTGGATCTCGGAGATGTGAACAGCGGGAACTATGATTCCCTGCTCATTAAGCAGAATAAGATCTCTTTCTACAAATCAGGAGTTACCGGGGAGACAAAGGTAGCCGATTATATCATAACTCCGGGTGCGGCCTATGATTTCCGGGTGCTGGTGGACGGCAATTCGGTCATTGTGCAGGTGAAGGCGGCGGGAGAATCCCAGTATCAGACACTGGGCCGGTACACGGGGCTGTATGATGCGGTTAAGCGGACGGTTACCTTCGGGCATCATTTGCTGAAGCCGAGCCTGGATGATGTGCGGGTGTATGCTCTTGCGGCTGATAATCCGTATACCGGACCAGTCCTGACAAGCATGCAATTCTACAAGACAGCGATGAACCTCAAAGCCGGGGAGACGGAGAATCTGCGGATCATCTATGAGCCCGCGGCGGTAGAGCTTGATGATGACAGTGTGATCTGGACCAGCAGCAATGAGCAGGTGGTGAAGCTGACCGGCACTGCGTCCAAAGCAAGAGCGGTAACGGCGCTCAGCCCCGGAACGGCAGTGATTCAGGCAGTTACGGCGGACAACCAGATTACGGTGACCAGCACGGTCACGGTTACTCCGGCGACGGCTGCGGGGAGCGGGAGTGCTGCTTTTGCCGTCTACGGGGAGAAGCAGTTAATCCCTTCTGATCTGTACGGGATCAATTACCAGAAGCTGAATGATCTGGGGCGGACCGACAACTGGTACAGTAAGCGTGACATCAGGCTGATGCAGGATATCGGAGTCGATCTGCTGCGCGTCCCGGACGGAACTTCGGCTAACTATTATCTGTATAACGACGGCTCTCTGATTAATGCCAATGATCCGCGGTTCAGCGGGATTACCACTGGCTTCGAATATACTTCGGTGAACGGGATTAACAACGGGCTGAACGGGATTTTTCTGGAGGATATTTACCGGGCACCGAATGAGCTGGAGCTGCCGAGCACGTTTGTGCTGAATGTGGCTTTTCAGAGCGTGGAAGAGATTACTGCCGAGGTAGAGGAGATAGTCAGCCTGTCCGATCAGCCAGTGCGCATCGAGATGGGCAATGAATTCTATCTGAACAAATACGGCGGCCAGTTCCCGTCCGTTACCGATTACGTCTATAAGGCGCGCGATGTGTATCATGCGATCAAAGAGATTGACCCGGCTATACAGGTGGGAATCGTAATTCTGGATAAATGGCAGGAGACGATTATTGTAAAAGACCCCGATTCGCATAAGCCGAACGATCCGCTCGATCTGGAGGACACAGCCGGCAACCGTTATGTGCGCTGGGAGGAGTGGAACCGGACGATTGCCGCCAATCCGGATATCTATGATGCTGTAATTCCGCATGAGTATACGGGGATACACAGCATTGATGATATGACCCAGTCCGATTTCATGGACTTCCTGTATATAAACAACGAAAACCGCTACCAGCTGATTAAAGAGCAGGCGTTAGAATTCCCGGGCAAGGAGATCTGGATCACGGAGTATGGCGGCATCAGCGGGCTGATCTTCGGCGGGGAGACGAATCTTGCGGAGAAGGGCCGGATTCACCTGGGCAAAACCCCGGCCTACTCCCTCCACTACATGGAACGGTTCATGAACTTCATGAAGACCGGCAAGGTGCAGGTTACTGCATATCACTGCCTGATCGACAACCAGTTCTTCGGCATCGTGCAGGACAGCTTTGACAGCAGCAATAAGACCGGCATGGTCGTGCTGCCGCCGTATTATACCTTCCGGGAGATCGGCAGTCTGCTGAAGGATAATGACTATTATTATGATCTGGCCATGACGAGCGGTGATTACCGGATGCTTAACAATGCTGTACCTGCCAATTATGTCTACGGCAAGGATCTGAAGCTTAATGATGTCGGCGCCTGGGGACTCGGGAATGAAGACGAAATGACGACCGTCGTATTCAGCAACCGGACGGATAAGGAGATTGAAGTGTCGCTGCCGGGCCAGGAGCTAATGCCAGTCTGGACTTACGGCGGTGATCCGGTGCCGGATTATCTGGTCAACGATTATACCATCTGGAGACAGGAGCCGAAGAACAATCCGCTGCCGGTAACCCCGGGCGGAGAATTTGCGGCAACGGCTACTTTGCAGCCGTATTCGATGACCGTTGTGAAGCTGCATGCAGCCAGCTATTCCGATGTAGGTGCAGCTCACTGGGCCCGGACCTATATAGAAGCTTTAGGTACCAAGGGTGTTGTATCGGGTGGAACAGGGACGGAGTATCTGCCTGAAGCCCTTATAACCAAAGCGGATATGGCAGTGATGCTGGTCAAAGCACTGCAGATGCCGAATGACTATTCGGATACACCGGCGGTGTTCAGTGATGTTGCGGGTAGCTCGGTTGTGTATCCGGCCCTTGCAGCGGCAGTGTGGAAAGGGATTGCAGCAGCGGACAGTTCCGGTAACATCAACCCGAATCAGCACCTGACGGTGCAAGAGATCATTGCCATGACGCAGAATGCGGCTGTGGTGCTGGGCAAAGATCCTCAGCTGGTCGTGAACCCGGGCTTCGGCGGCACGCCTTCTCCTTCGGGCTATGCTACCCGGGCGGAAGCAGCGCGGATTGTGTATGCGCTGCTTGAGCTGCAATGA
- a CDS encoding RraA family protein: protein MFDRKEDIMKWTEKWDGERFENGRPKVSDDILERMRRITLEEAWMPLWNNGYRFQFEGGFKSVQPDQIMIGRAVTAVMVPSRPDLHETLVAVGAEEGRKGFYNQWVIDVLGENDVVVADMFDKVHLGTYVGGNLSTAIATRTKRGGAVVWGGIRDNEQVSKIKEINVYYRGSDPTAIADVVMTGMNVPCRIGNAICLPGDIVFGTPYGVIFIPPHLAEQTVVEAEKSQIRDVFGFVRLRSGTYTTAQIDSPWTTELWSDFEDWFRSSEDAKEFQHLSWEQEIEEARNRPAGSGLPQVRE, encoded by the coding sequence ATGTTTGACCGCAAGGAAGATATTATGAAATGGACAGAAAAATGGGACGGGGAACGGTTTGAGAACGGCCGGCCGAAGGTTTCCGATGATATTCTGGAACGTATGAGAAGAATTACACTTGAAGAGGCGTGGATGCCGCTTTGGAATAATGGATACCGCTTTCAGTTCGAAGGGGGCTTCAAAAGCGTACAGCCGGATCAGATCATGATCGGCCGTGCAGTCACTGCAGTGATGGTGCCGTCGCGTCCGGATCTGCATGAGACCCTTGTTGCTGTCGGTGCGGAAGAGGGCCGTAAAGGCTTTTACAACCAGTGGGTCATTGATGTGCTCGGGGAAAATGATGTCGTGGTCGCCGATATGTTCGATAAGGTACACTTAGGGACTTATGTCGGCGGGAACCTGTCAACTGCGATTGCTACCCGTACCAAAAGAGGCGGCGCTGTCGTCTGGGGCGGCATCCGCGACAATGAACAGGTCAGCAAAATTAAAGAAATCAATGTCTATTACCGGGGCTCCGATCCTACAGCTATTGCTGATGTAGTGATGACCGGCATGAATGTGCCCTGCCGCATCGGTAATGCGATCTGCCTGCCGGGAGATATTGTCTTCGGGACACCGTATGGCGTGATCTTCATTCCGCCGCATCTGGCTGAGCAGACGGTCGTTGAAGCGGAGAAATCGCAGATCCGGGATGTCTTCGGCTTCGTCCGGCTGCGGTCCGGCACTTATACTACCGCGCAGATCGATTCACCGTGGACTACAGAGCTGTGGAGTGATTTCGAGGACTGGTTCCGGAGCAGTGAGGATGCGAAGGAGTTCCAGCACTTGAGCTGGGAGCAGGAAATCGAAGAAGCACGTAATCGTCCAGCCGGTTCCGGCCTGCCGCAGGTCCGGGAATAA
- a CDS encoding GntR family transcriptional regulator, with amino-acid sequence MSEMNGPLISLSISQQIYEQIKNDILSGVYTPGDRLLVLELADRFKVSQAPVREALERLKFDELIIGAPNKGSVVSNISAKEIRDIFELREVVEIYAVRKALPQLNEADFRHMEQTVRQMEEAVAKQDMLQILQCDLEFHGYLYERCDNQMALDIWNRMKMKMMHFMSISVRVHTTDQLVEEHLALLEIIKSGDLKTAEKRFKQHMKGYKLFSV; translated from the coding sequence ATGAGTGAAATGAACGGTCCGCTGATTAGTTTATCGATTAGTCAGCAGATATATGAGCAGATTAAGAATGATATTTTGTCCGGAGTATACACTCCCGGTGACCGCCTGCTGGTGCTGGAGCTGGCAGACCGCTTCAAGGTGAGCCAGGCCCCGGTGAGGGAAGCGCTGGAACGGCTGAAGTTTGATGAGCTGATTATTGGTGCGCCTAACAAAGGCTCGGTAGTGTCCAATATCTCCGCGAAGGAGATCCGCGATATCTTCGAGCTGCGTGAGGTCGTGGAGATTTATGCGGTCCGCAAGGCTCTGCCCCAGCTGAATGAGGCCGATTTCCGGCACATGGAGCAGACCGTCCGCCAGATGGAGGAAGCGGTAGCTAAGCAGGATATGCTGCAGATACTGCAGTGTGATCTGGAGTTCCACGGGTATCTGTATGAGCGCTGCGATAATCAGATGGCGCTTGATATCTGGAACCGGATGAAGATGAAGATGATGCATTTCATGTCCATTTCAGTGCGTGTGCATACTACCGACCAGCTGGTGGAGGAGCATCTGGCGCTGCTGGAAATTATCAAGTCGGGCGATCTGAAGACGGCCGAGAAGCGGTTCAAGCAGCACATGAAGGGCTACAAGCTTTTCTCGGTGTGA
- a CDS encoding sugar kinase, giving the protein MDVVSLGETMVLFTPEKRGQMRYSRSFSSQIAGAETNTLIGLAKLGHQAGWISRLGNDEFGALVRAAVRGEGVDTGQVIIDGEAPTGLLFKERLNEREVRMYYYRSHSAASRLQPGDIDEAYIAAAKYLYLTGITPALSPSCRESVFHAVEVARRHKVTVVFDPNLRRKLWGEEEARSVLKELVRKSDIVLAGISEGEFLYGTKDCTELAGHLHREGCGTAIIKRGELGAYYSNTLEARYVSSFKVARVVDPVGAGDGFAAGVLSGQLDGLPLEQSVARGCAVGAAVTMVSGDIEGLPDRRALASLLSAAAEDVQR; this is encoded by the coding sequence ATGGATGTGGTGAGCCTAGGAGAAACAATGGTTTTGTTCACGCCGGAGAAGCGGGGGCAGATGCGCTACAGCCGGAGCTTCTCCTCGCAAATCGCCGGTGCCGAGACCAATACCCTGATTGGGCTGGCGAAGCTCGGCCATCAGGCGGGCTGGATCAGCCGGCTCGGCAATGATGAATTCGGCGCCCTCGTCCGCGCAGCCGTGCGGGGGGAAGGTGTAGATACAGGTCAGGTCATTATTGACGGAGAAGCCCCGACAGGCCTGCTGTTCAAGGAACGGCTGAATGAACGGGAGGTGCGGATGTACTATTACCGCTCGCATTCCGCCGCCAGCCGCCTGCAGCCGGGGGATATTGATGAAGCTTATATCGCTGCTGCGAAATATTTGTACCTGACCGGGATTACGCCGGCGCTGAGTCCCTCCTGCCGGGAGAGCGTCTTCCATGCCGTTGAGGTGGCCCGCAGGCATAAAGTGACAGTGGTGTTTGATCCGAACCTCCGCCGTAAGCTGTGGGGAGAGGAGGAGGCACGGTCTGTGCTGAAGGAGCTGGTCAGGAAGTCGGATATCGTGCTGGCCGGCATTTCGGAGGGTGAATTCCTGTATGGGACCAAGGATTGCACCGAACTGGCCGGGCATTTGCACAGGGAGGGCTGCGGCACCGCAATTATTAAGCGCGGCGAGCTTGGCGCCTATTATTCCAATACGCTCGAGGCACGTTATGTCAGCAGCTTCAAGGTAGCCAGAGTAGTTGATCCGGTGGGAGCGGGTGACGGTTTCGCCGCCGGGGTGCTGTCCGGGCAGCTGGATGGCCTGCCGCTGGAGCAATCGGTCGCACGGGGCTGTGCGGTGGGAGCGGCAGTAACGATGGTCAGCGGAGATATCGAGGGATTGCCCGATCGCCGGGCACTGGCGTCACTGTTGTCAGCGGCAGCGGAGGATGTACAGCGTTAA
- a CDS encoding ADP-ribosylglycohydrolase family protein, producing MGKATEILNEQDYYRIVYGGWLGKNIGGTLGAPVEGVKELLQLDFYPELPDGPLENDDLDLQLVWLHALEQYGPGITAQQLGQEWVDHIFFPFDEYGYALTNLRRGLKPPLAGLFNNPFNNCMGSPIRSEIWAMVAPGMPEVAARYAYEDAITDHAGGEGVYGEMFFAALESAVFYEQDRDTLIEIGLGFIPADCRTALAVRDLLRWHSEGQDWLSARELILQHHGHSNFTDAPQNIAFTLLGWLYGEDFEDAILKAVNCGYDTDCTAATLAAILGMILGPEGLPAKWVDPVGNRVVVSPPINGFPHPATLEELTERTIAMGKRVLAHAGSRIVVLPDLPTRLTAPDVADGSFKELWTRDPGVDIRYLPEGSQEHALLKLEIRYEGNDPGIGAGGSKALAFRLTNLTNMLLSFRTGLVLPEGWQEAEQGWMTGRSQEVGQGWVTERTQESGEGERTGRSEKAGQGWGTERSQEAAQDRVVEQEAGGNRTEQAQGAGRSLAVGQVPVMEQGTEGKQAGQAQVTLSLAAGESYSWDTLITAAEELEESAYPLQLQLTRLHNGAEWAVLRVPFTLVRANGWLVSGPGGKAEKPVWISGNRVPLDEAAGLHTAGWYTGRTALHNPLEREVCLAVSAPGAVRLKLNGKMILDSPGAEDALPAYHRGADGQRIELHLSAGVHQLEVEALRGQDPLELHVLTVAPAVTEQPGFCYSLTDLRLDLPEGGRLK from the coding sequence ATGGGTAAAGCGACAGAAATTCTTAATGAGCAGGATTATTACCGGATCGTATATGGCGGCTGGCTAGGCAAAAACATCGGCGGAACCCTCGGTGCTCCCGTAGAAGGAGTTAAAGAGCTGCTGCAGCTGGATTTCTATCCGGAGCTGCCGGACGGGCCGCTGGAGAATGATGATCTGGATCTCCAGCTGGTCTGGCTGCATGCGCTGGAGCAATACGGGCCGGGAATAACGGCACAGCAGCTGGGACAGGAATGGGTGGATCATATTTTTTTCCCGTTCGATGAATACGGATATGCCTTAACTAATCTGCGGCGGGGGCTGAAGCCTCCGCTGGCCGGTTTGTTCAATAATCCCTTCAACAATTGTATGGGCTCGCCCATCCGCTCGGAGATCTGGGCGATGGTCGCTCCGGGAATGCCGGAGGTAGCTGCAAGGTATGCCTATGAGGATGCGATCACGGACCATGCGGGCGGCGAAGGTGTGTACGGGGAAATGTTCTTTGCGGCGCTGGAGAGTGCGGTCTTCTATGAGCAGGACCGTGATACCTTAATTGAAATCGGCCTCGGATTCATCCCGGCAGATTGCCGCACGGCACTTGCCGTCAGGGATTTGCTGCGTTGGCATAGCGAGGGGCAAGACTGGCTGAGCGCGCGGGAGCTGATTCTTCAGCATCACGGGCACAGCAACTTTACGGACGCTCCGCAAAATATCGCCTTCACCCTGCTCGGCTGGCTGTATGGCGAAGACTTCGAAGACGCCATTCTGAAGGCGGTCAATTGCGGCTACGATACGGACTGTACAGCTGCTACGCTGGCCGCGATCCTCGGAATGATCCTCGGGCCGGAGGGACTGCCGGCCAAATGGGTTGATCCGGTCGGCAACCGGGTGGTGGTCAGCCCGCCGATTAACGGATTTCCGCATCCGGCCACGCTGGAGGAGCTGACAGAGCGGACCATAGCGATGGGCAAGCGTGTGCTGGCCCACGCCGGTTCCCGGATTGTGGTGCTGCCGGATCTGCCGACCCGGCTGACCGCGCCGGATGTGGCTGACGGGTCTTTCAAGGAGTTATGGACACGCGATCCGGGCGTGGATATCCGCTATCTGCCCGAAGGGTCGCAGGAGCATGCGCTGCTGAAGCTGGAAATCCGATATGAGGGCAATGATCCGGGCATAGGTGCCGGAGGCTCCAAGGCGCTGGCGTTCAGGCTGACGAACCTGACTAACATGCTGCTGTCCTTCCGTACTGGACTTGTGCTGCCGGAGGGCTGGCAAGAGGCGGAGCAGGGATGGATGACTGGGCGAAGTCAAGAGGTAGGGCAGGGCTGGGTGACTGAGCGGACTCAGGAGTCGGGGGAAGGAGAGAGGACTGGGCGAAGTGAGAAGGCCGGTCAAGGCTGGGGAACCGAGCGAAGCCAGGAGGCGGCTCAAGATAGGGTAGTGGAGCAGGAAGCTGGAGGAAACCGGACTGAGCAAGCTCAGGGTGCCGGGAGAAGTCTGGCAGTGGGTCAAGTCCCGGTAATGGAGCAGGGAACTGAGGGAAAGCAGGCGGGTCAAGCACAGGTAACTCTAAGTCTGGCAGCCGGGGAGAGCTACAGCTGGGATACGCTGATTACAGCGGCGGAGGAGCTGGAGGAATCCGCCTATCCCCTGCAGCTGCAGCTGACCCGGCTGCATAACGGTGCGGAGTGGGCGGTTCTCCGGGTGCCCTTCACGCTGGTCCGCGCTAATGGCTGGCTGGTTTCTGGTCCGGGCGGCAAGGCTGAGAAGCCGGTCTGGATATCCGGGAACCGTGTGCCGCTTGACGAAGCTGCCGGGCTGCATACCGCTGGGTGGTACACCGGGCGGACGGCACTGCATAATCCGCTGGAACGCGAGGTTTGTCTGGCTGTATCAGCTCCGGGAGCGGTCCGGCTGAAGCTGAACGGCAAAATGATATTGGATTCACCCGGAGCCGAGGATGCACTTCCGGCGTATCACCGGGGAGCAGACGGGCAGCGTATCGAGCTGCATTTGTCCGCCGGGGTGCACCAACTGGAGGTAGAAGCCCTTCGCGGGCAGGACCCGCTCGAGCTGCACGTACTGACGGTAGCTCCCGCTGTCACCGAGCAGCCCGGCTTCTGCTACAGTCTGACTGATCTGCGGCTTGATCTGCCTGAGGGAGGCCGGCTTAAGTAA
- a CDS encoding sialidase family protein, whose protein sequence is MDADKDLSLAPPEIVTSPGEKYRKENRQWQGIPAIERTPGGRLWAALYSGGDTEGPDNYVVLITSGDDGVTWSHPVLAVDPPGPVRAFDPCLWMDPAGRLWLFWAQSYEFYDGRAGVWAMVSGNADEAAPEWSEPRRIADGVMMNKPTVLSTGEWLLPYAVWGFRDKETGEQISSEHNHLPAEMYANVLSSKDQGETFHRIGYVDMPQRSYDEHMLTELKNGGLWMLVRTYGGIGESFSADQGVTWSEPQADVLEGPCSRFFIRRLHSGNLLLVNHHNSEGRNNLSAMLSRDDGKTWEGFLLLDERENVSYPDGVQAADGLIYIIYDRERYKDKEILLAVFEEADVLAGQAVSGRARLKVLIEEGTADS, encoded by the coding sequence ATGGATGCAGACAAGGATTTATCACTGGCACCGCCGGAGATCGTTACCTCTCCCGGAGAGAAATACCGTAAGGAGAACCGCCAGTGGCAGGGAATTCCTGCTATTGAGCGTACTCCGGGAGGGAGGCTGTGGGCCGCGCTGTACAGCGGCGGCGATACGGAAGGGCCGGATAACTATGTCGTCCTGATCACCAGCGGGGATGACGGGGTGACCTGGTCCCATCCGGTGCTGGCTGTGGACCCGCCCGGCCCGGTACGCGCCTTCGATCCCTGCCTGTGGATGGACCCGGCAGGCAGGCTTTGGCTGTTCTGGGCACAGAGCTACGAGTTCTACGACGGACGTGCCGGTGTCTGGGCGATGGTCAGCGGGAATGCGGATGAAGCGGCTCCGGAATGGAGCGAGCCGCGGCGGATAGCAGACGGAGTGATGATGAATAAGCCTACCGTACTCTCTACTGGCGAATGGCTGCTGCCCTATGCAGTATGGGGCTTCCGGGATAAAGAGACCGGAGAGCAGATTTCATCAGAGCATAATCATCTTCCGGCTGAGATGTATGCGAATGTCCTCTCCTCTAAGGACCAGGGGGAAACCTTCCACAGGATCGGTTATGTGGATATGCCGCAGCGGAGTTATGACGAGCATATGCTGACTGAGCTGAAGAACGGCGGCCTTTGGATGCTGGTGCGCACTTACGGCGGCATTGGGGAGAGCTTTTCCGCAGATCAAGGTGTTACCTGGTCTGAGCCGCAGGCGGATGTGCTGGAAGGCCCCTGCTCGCGCTTCTTCATCCGCCGCCTGCACTCGGGCAATCTGCTGCTGGTCAACCATCATAACTCCGAGGGCCGGAATAATCTCAGCGCCATGCTGTCACGGGATGACGGCAAGACCTGGGAAGGCTTCCTGCTGCTCGATGAGCGGGAGAATGTCTCTTATCCGGACGGTGTGCAGGCGGCAGATGGCCTGATCTACATCATTTATGACCGGGAGCGGTACAAAGACAAGGAAATTCTGCTTGCGGTATTTGAGGAGGCCGACGTATTAGCGGGTCAAGCGGTTTCAGGCCGCGCCCGGCTGAAGGTGCTTATCGAAGAGGGGACAGCTGACTCTTAA